One genomic segment of Gymnogyps californianus isolate 813 chromosome 8, ASM1813914v2, whole genome shotgun sequence includes these proteins:
- the LOC127019360 gene encoding selenoprotein Pb-like, translated as MGLLVLALAAWLGLGLGLASASEGVANSSRLCREAPAWTVNGLSPMAGAAGQVTVVALLKASUHFCLQQARSLGGLRERLARQGTVDVRYMIVNEKAPLSRAIFGELERQAPPGVPVFQPEPEEPDVWQVLGGDKDDFLVYDRCGRLAFHIQLPYSFLHFPYVESAIRFIHSQDFCGNCSLYPNTTREANSTMEVPVTLSPLPEQEGKGSETPIHQHNPLHPHHHHEVSSKRATDQSGDHEPATHAHHHHGDHGQPCHEGKKQKEGDEH; from the exons AtggggctgctggtgctggccctggctgcctggctggggctggggctggggctggcctcAGCCTCGGAGGGGGTGGCCAACAGCAGCCGGCTCTGCCGGGAGGCGCCGGCATGGACCGTCAATGGCTTGAGCCCCATGGCAGGGGCGGCAGGGCAGGTGACGGTGGTGGCCCTGCTGAAGGCCAGCTGAcacttctgcctgcagcaggccCGCAG CCTCGGGGGCCTGCGGGAGAGGCTGGCCCGGCAGGGCACGGTCGATGTCCGCTACATGATCGTCAACGAGAAGGCGCCGCTCTCCCGTGCCATCTTTGGGGAGCTGGAGCGCCAGGCCCCGCCGGGCGTCCCCGTCTTCCAGCCGGAGCCGGAGGAGCCCGACGTCTGGCAGGTCCTGGGGGGCGACAAGGACGACTTCCTCGTCTACGACCG GTGCGGCCGCCTGGCTTTCCACATCCAGCTGCCCTACAGCTTCCTCCACTTCCCCTATGTGGAGTCGGCCATCCGCTTCATCCACAGCCAGGACTTCTGTGGCAACTGCTCCCTCTACCCCAACACCACCCGGGAG GCTAACAGTACCATGGAGGTCCCTGTAACTCTGAGCCCGCTTCCCGAACAAGAGGGGAAGGGGTCAGAGACCCCCATCCACCAGCACAACCCCCTCCATCCTCACCACCACCACGAGGTCAGCAGCAAGAGAGCCACAGACCAGAGTGGGGACCATGAACCTGCCACTCATGCTCACCACCACCATGGAGACCACGGCCAGCCCTGTCATGAggggaagaaacagaaggaggGAGATGAGCACTAA